The nucleotide sequence GGGctgggtgggggtggggggctTTGCTGACACCGCATCCCTCTCAGGTGGAGCTGTACAACTTCATGGCCAAGGACAACGTGCCTTTCCACAGCGTTGTGTTCCCCTGCTCGCTGCTGGGCGCTGATGACAATTACACGCTGGTGAACCACCTCATTGCCACAGGTGCTGGGGGGGAGTCGGGGCCCTGGGGGGAGGCGCGGGGGGTTCCCATGTctggtgtggggctgggactGTTCTGTGGGGCCGTGACCAGGAGCTGTGAGCGCTCTGTGGGGCTGTGACCAGGGCCAATGAGCACTATGGGGCTGTGATGGCTCCGTGGTTCCATGATGGTTCTGTGGGGCTGTGACTTGTGTGGTTGCTGCGACTGTTCCGTGGGGCCACTCTATGGGGCTGTGGTCACTCTGGTTGTTGTGCCCATTCTATGGGGCTGCGActgctctgtggggctgtgaCCAAGGGCCACGGCCACTCCATGGGGCCGCAACCATATTGTGGGACCGTGACTGCGCCGTGGGACCATAACCAGGGGCTCTGACCGCTCCGTGGGGCCGTTCCCTGCCTCCCCCCGCAGAGTACCTGAACTACGAGGATGGGAAGTTCTCCAAGAGCCGTGGCGTGGGGGTGTTTGGGGACATGGCCAAGGACACGGGCATCGCAGCCGATGTCTGGCGCTTCTACCTGCTGTACGTGCGGCCCGAGGGCCAGGACAGCGCCTTCTCCTGGGGCGACCTCATGCTGAAGAACAACTCGGAGCTGCTGAACAACCTGGGCAACTTCATCAAcaggtggggggcagccaggGGGGGCCGAGCGCCTGTCCCTGGGCCGCATTCACACCCGTCCGTCTGTCCCTCTGTCCGCAGGGCCGGGATGTTTGTCTGCAAGTTCTTCGGCAGTGTGGTGCCCCCCATGGCGCTGACCCTGGATGACCATCGGCTCTTGGCTCGCGTCACCGCGGAGCTGCGGCAGTACCACCGGCTGCTGGAGAGGGTCCGGTGTGTGGCTGCGGGGCTCAGGATGGGAGGGGGGTGGGCGCACCCCCAGCAACCACTGACCCCTTCTGTCTGTCCATCCGTCTGCCCCATCCCCCCCCAGCATCCGCGACGCTCTGCGCTGCGTCCTCAACATCTCCCGCCACGGCAACCAATACATCCAGGTGAACGAGCCCTGGAAGCGCATCAAGGGCGGCGAGGAGGACAGGTAAAGGGGGAGGAAGTGCATAGTGGGGGGGGAATGTGGGGCCGGGACTCGGCACCCACGTGAGCCTCGTGTCCCGCAGGCAGCGTGCCGGCACCGTGACCGGCGTGGCGGTGAACGTGGCGGCGCTGCTGGCCGTCTTGGTGCAGCCCTACATGCCGGCCGTCGGCGCGGCCAtccaggcacagctctgcctNNNNNNNNNNNNNNNNNNNNNNNNNNNNNNNNNNNNNNNNNNNNNNNNNNNNNNNNNNNNNNNNNNNNNNNNNNNNNNNNNNNNNNNNNNNNNNNNNNNNNNNNNNNNNNNNNNNNNNNNNNNNNNNNNNNNNNNNNNNNNNNNNNNNNNNNNNNNNNNNNNNNNNNNNNNNNNNNNNNNNNNNNNNNNNNNNNNNNNNNNNNNNNNNNNNNNNNNNNNNNNNNNNNNNNNNNNNNNNNNNNNNNNNNNNNNNNNNNNNNNNNNNNNNNNNNNNNNNNNNNNNNNNNNNNNNNNNNNNNNNNNNNNNNNNNNNNNNNNNNNNNNNNNNNNNNNNNNNNNNNNNNNNNNNNNNNNNNNNNNNNNNNNNNNNNNNNNNNNNNNNNNNNNNNNNNNNNNNNNNNNNNNNNNNNNNNNNNNNNNNNNNNNNNNNNNNNNNNNNNNNNNNNNNNNNNNNNNNNNNNNNNNNNNNNNNNNNNNNNNNNNNNNNNNNNNNNNNNNNNNNNNNNNNNNNNNNNNNNNNNNNNNNNNNNNNNNNNNNNNNNNNNNNNNNNNNNNNNNNNNNNNNNNNNNNNNNNNNNNNNNNNNNNNNNNNNNNNNNNNNNNNNNNNNNNNNNNNNNNNNNNNNNNNNNNNNNNNNNNNNNNNNNNNNNNNNNNNNNNNNNNNNNNNNNNNNNNNNNNNNNNNNNNNNNNNNNNNNNNNNNNNNNNNNNNNNNNNNNNNNNNNNNNNNNNNNNNNNNNNNNNNNNNNNNNNNNNNNNNNNNNNNNNNNNNNNNNNNNNNNNNNNNNNNNNNNNNNNNNNNNNNNNNNNNNNNNNNNNNNNNNNNNNNNNNNNNNNNNNNNNNNNNNNNNNNNNNNNNNNNNNNNNNNNNNNNNNNNNNNNNNNNNNNNNNNNNNNNNNNNNNNNNNNNNNNNNNNNNNNNNNNNNNNNNNNNNNNNNNNNNNNNNNNNNNNNNNNNNNNNN is from Meleagris gallopavo isolate NT-WF06-2002-E0010 breed Aviagen turkey brand Nicholas breeding stock unplaced genomic scaffold, Turkey_5.1 ChrUn_random_7180001856819, whole genome shotgun sequence and encodes:
- the LOC104915862 gene encoding methionine--tRNA ligase, cytoplasmic-like; the protein is MAKDNVPFHSVVFPCSLLGADDNYTLVNHLIATEYLNYEDGKFSKSRGVGVFGDMAKDTGIAADVWRFYLLYVRPEGQDSAFSWGDLMLKNNSELLNNLGNFINRAGMFVCKFFGSVVPPMALTLDDHRLLARVTAELRQYHRLLERVRIRDALRCVLNISRHGNQYIQVNEPWKRIKGGEEDRQRAGTVTGVAVNVAALLAVLVQPYMPAVGAAIQAQLCRKGIQPIIDRFQKLGLLVDNGRGNRGGHLPDLPGTELQGGRPCERNWDGLTAAKRSRLRNRCWILSPRNNEEGTSNGTGSPGFPRDDEVVLPTAMEYCWKPSRPF